A region from the Oncorhynchus tshawytscha isolate Ot180627B linkage group LG26, Otsh_v2.0, whole genome shotgun sequence genome encodes:
- the csrnp3 gene encoding cysteine/serine-rich nuclear protein 3: MSGILKRRFEEVSSSPCSSLRESDYEVSCSESGDSSDSVNPSASGTFTPDSILKREKRVRTRRVHFENVTVYYFSRRQGFTSVPSQGGSTLGMSNRHSCVRQFSLGEFALEQERIHRDMLRDHLKEEKINSIKLKLTKNGTVESEEANTLTAEDISDDDIDLENTEVDEYFFLQPLTTKKRRALLRTSGVKKIDVEEKHELRAIRLSREDCGCDCRVFCDPETCACSVAGIKCQVDRMSFPCGCTKEGCSNAAGRVEFNPIRVRTHFLHTIMKLELEKSREQQQVSPANGYHGESNGHSHGNPLVQTQHSLEYSLTDPTLQQSAIMHLQTADNMEEPLDDEDEDDEENEEEDEEDEEDNSSLCSGLSDSSTQSLANSDSEEEEEDEEEKSEDFEDGVSTPPVSHTEVVPLSSVLCYSDGTLPQDNHIEKHMNGISYLLSSQAEYYQQENPSAVASANGTASQPNETYGEALSFPHPVSTSNGAMPQGPFNMAADKAEHYTDYPHQAEEQYTNQHFTLTNGRAATTAMGCCTPDLENNMVQSKGTFPEQPGGISQMEFHNNYLNNKSSQEGYGSNGKCFVAEQPKEVSSANDLSEGPSLADSTKTPALEENLPQVAPV; encoded by the exons ATGAGCGGAATACTTAAGAGAAGGTTTGAGGAGGTGTCCTCCTCGCCGTGCTCCTCGTTGCGGGAGTCTGATTACGAGGTCTCCTGCAGCGAGAGCGGAGACAGCAGCGACAGTGTCAACCCCTCGGCCTCGGGTACCTTCACCC CTGACTCCATACTGAAGCGAGAGAAGCGTGTGAGGACGAGGAGGGTGCACTTTGAGAACGTGACGGTGTACTACTTCAGCCGGCGCCAGGGTTTCACCAGTGTGCCCAGTCAGGGAGGCAGTACGCTGGGCATGTCCAACAGACACAGCTGTGTCAGGCAGTTCTCCCTGGGAGAGTTTGCCCTGGAGCAGGAGAGGATCCACAGAGACATGCTCCGAGATCATCTGAAGGAGGAGAAAATCAACTCCATTAAACTCAAG CTGACTAAGAACGGTACAGTGGAGTCGGAGGAGGCCAACACGCTCACGGCTGAGGACATCTCTGACGATGACATTGATCTGGAAAACACGGAGGTGGACGAGTACTTCTTCCTCCAGCCCCTCACCACGAAGAAGCGTCGGGCTCTGCTGCGGACCTCGGGGGTGAAGAAAATTGACGTGGAGGAGAAGCACGAGCTGCGGGCCATCCGGTTGTCCAGGGAGGACTGTGGCTGCgactgcagagtgttctgtgacCCAGAGACATGTGCGTGCAGCGTAGCAGGAATCAAATGTCAG GTGGACCGCATGTCTTTTCCCTGTGGCTGTACCAAGGAGGGGTGTAGCAACGCGGCTGGCCGGGTGGAATTTAACCCCATCCGTGTACGGACCCACTTCCTGCACACCATCATGAAGCTAGAGCTGGAGAAAAGCCGCGAGCAGCAGCAGGTCTCCCCTGCCAATGGTTACCATGGCGAAAGCAACGGCCACAGCCACGGCAACCCGCTGGTCCAGACCCAACATAGTCTGGAGTACTCTCTGACAGAcccaacacttcaacagtctgCCATCATGCACCTCCAGACAGCTGACAACATGGAAGAGCCTCTAGATGATGAGGATGAGGACgatgaggagaatgaggaggaggatgaggaggacgaAGAGGACAACAGCAGTTTATGCAGCGGACTGTCTGACTCCAGCACTCAGAGCTTGGCTAACAGTGactctgaggaagaggaggaggatgaggaggagaagtcTGAGGACTTTGAGGATGGTGTGAGCACGCCGCCTGTGTCCCACACAGAGGTTGTTCCCCTGtcctctgtgttgtgttactCTGATGGCACCTTGCCACAGGACAACCACATTGAAAAGCACATGAATGGAATCTCTTATTTACTCAGCTCCCAAGCCGAGTATTATCAGCAGGAGAACCCCAGTGCTGTTGCCTCTGCCAACGGGACGGCCAGCCAACCCAATGAAACTTACGGAGAGGCCTTATCATTCCCACACCCAGTTAGCACTAGCAATGGGGCCATGCCACAAGGACCATTCAACATGGCCGCCGACAAGGCAGAGCACTACACAGACTACCCCCACCAGGCTGAGGAACAGTACACCAATCAACACTTTACCCTGACCAACGGCAGAGCAGCAACCACTGCCATGGGCTGCTGCACACCTGACCTGGAAAACAACATGGTCCAATCTAAAGGAACATTCCCTGAGCAGCCTGGGGGCATTAGCCAGATGgagttccacaacaactacctgaaCAATAAGAGCTCCCAGGAAGGCTACGGTAGTAATGGGAAGTGTTTTGTAGCAGAGCAGCCAAAGGAAGTGTCTAGTGCTAATGATTTGTCTGAAGGGCCTTCTCTAGCAGACAGTACAAAGACACCTGCATTAGAAGAGAATCTCCCCCAGGTCGCACCAGTTTAG
- the galnt3 gene encoding polypeptide N-acetylgalactosaminyltransferase 3 has translation MSGLRRVLRRRLHPLKLVIVGLIFVTFLFLIQREVVSQSPSLEEPWLKEMAVKRDAMLGMVMGAVNNFRDAMPKMQIKAPVRQHDNAGDFSCLPGTYTAAELRPALERPPQDPNSPGASGKPFHTDKLSPAEQKEKDRGEEKHCFNLYASDRISLSRDLGPDTRPPECIEQTFKRCPPLLTTSVIIVFHNEGWTTLLRTVYSVLHTSPAIFLKEIILVDDASVDDALKEELDEYLKRLHIVHVVRQRERKGLITARLLGASVATGDILTFLDAHCECFSGWLEPLLARIAENYTAVVSPDITTIDLNTFEFMKPSPYGQNHNRGNFDWGLSFGWESLPDHEKQRRKDETYPIKTPTFAGGLFSISKDYFYLIGSYDEQMEIWGGENIEMSFRVWQCGGQLEIIPCSIVGHVFRTKSPHTFPKGTQVIARNQVRLAEVWMDDYKEIFYRRNQQAAQLAKDRAFGDVGRRVDLRERLQCKSFSWYLKNVYPEVFMPDLNPLHFGSVKNVGKDSCLDAGENNEGGKPLILYPCHGLGGNQYFEYSTHHEIRHNIQKELCLHGTDGAVKLEDCQYKGHNTFVGAEQKWELRENQLFYIPGWNLCLSARHEHPSLVACNPSDRYQLWLYV, from the exons ATGAGTGGTCTCCGCAGAGTTCTCAGAAGGCGATTACACCCCTTAAAACTAGTGATAGTGGGCCTTATTTTTGTCACATTTCTCTTCCTAATACAACGTGAGGTAGTAAGCCAAAGTCCCTCCCTTGAAGAGCCCTGGCTGAAGGAGATGGCTGTCAAACGGGATGCCATGCTGGGCATGGTGATGGGTGCTGTCAATAACTTTAGGGACGCCATGCCAAAAATGCAGATCAAAGCCCCAGTgcgtcagcatgacaatgcaggGGACTTCTCCTGTTTGCCAGGGACCTACACGGCTGCTGAGCTGAGGCCAGCCCTGGAGCGTCCACCTCAGGACCCCAACAGCCCCGGGGCCTCTGGGAAGCCCTTTCACACAGATAAACTGAGCCCTGCTGAACAGAAGGAGAAGGACCGGGGAGAGGAGAAACACTGTTTTAACCTCTACGCCAGTGACCGCATTTCTCTCAGCCGTGACCTGGGTCCTGATACCAGACCACCAGA ATGTATCGAGCAAACATTCAAGCGCTGTCCCCCTTTGCTGACCACCAGCGTGATCATTGTGTTTCACAATGAAGGCTGGACTACTCTGCTGAGGACGGTGTACAGCGTCCTCCACACCTCCCCTGCCATCTTCCTCAAGGAGATCATCCTGGTGGACGATGCCAGTGTGGACG ATGCCTTGAAAGAGGAGTTGGATGAATATTTGAAGCGGCTGCACATCGTGCATGTGGTGCGGCAGCGGGAGAGAAAGGGCCTGATCACCGCTCGGCTACTGGGAGCCTCGGTGGCCACCGGAGACATCCTCACCTTCCTTGACGCTCACT GTGAATGCTTCAGTGGCTGGCTTGAGCCTCTACTGGCCAGGATAGCAGAGAACTACACTGCAGTAGTGAGTCCTGACATCACTACCATTGACCTCAACACTTTTGAGTTTATGAAGCCCTCGCCGTACGGGCAGAACCACAACCGTGGTAACTTCGACTGGGGCCTGTCCTTCGGCTGGGAGAGTCTACCGGACCACGAGAAACAACGGAGGAAGGATGAGACCTATCCTATTAA GACACCGACTTTTGCTGGGGGACTCTTCTCTATCTCCAAGGACTACTTCTATCTCATCGGAAGCTATGATGAACAAATGGAAATCTGGGGCGGCGAGAATATTGAAATGTCTTTCAGA GTGTGGCAGTGTGGCGGTCAGCTCGAAATCATCCCTTGCTCCATCGTGGGTCACGTGTTCCGCACCAAGAGCCCCCACACCTTCCCCAAGGGCACCCAGGTGATCGCACGCAACCAGGTGCGGCTGGCCGAGGTCTGGATGGACGACTACAAGGAAATCTTCTACCGGCGCAACCAGCAAGCCGCCCAGTTGGCCAAAGAC AGGGCCTTCGGAGACGTCGGGCGTCGTGTGGACCTCCGGGAGCGGCTGCAGTGCAAGAGCTTCTCCTGGTATTTGAAAAATGTGTATCCAGAGGTCTTCATGCCTgatctcaacccgctccactttGGCTCG GTGAAAAATGTAGGTAAAGACTCGTGTCTGGATGCAGGGGAGAACAACGAGGGAGGGAAACCGCTGATCTTATATCCATGCCACGGCCTCGGAGGAAACCAG TATTTTGAGTACTCGACCCATCATGAGATCCGGCACAACATTCAGAAGGAGTTGTGTTTGCATGGGACGGATGGAGCCGTGAAGCTGGAAGACTGCCAGTATAAAGGCCACAATACGTTTGTAGGAGCAGAACAGAAGTGGGAGTTAAGGGAG aACCAGTTATTCTACATCCCAGGATGGAACCTGTGTCTGAGTGCTCGTCATGAGCACCCCTCGTTGGTGGCCTGTAACCCCTCAGACAGATACCAGCTGTGGCTCTACGTCTGA